From one Musa acuminata AAA Group cultivar baxijiao chromosome BXJ2-6, Cavendish_Baxijiao_AAA, whole genome shotgun sequence genomic stretch:
- the LOC103988140 gene encoding two-component response regulator ORR1, giving the protein MGKDRYDDSTRPRHSHPSPPLENKQSHRTPSLSLGHLVGVQRRAVEEMEEVKEEGEEMDVNDCGGGGLEVVRVLVVDDSPVDRKIVEMLLRRSEGIFDVVSVDSGKKAMEVLGLNEIEAKPPNHDDQKIDIVLTDYCMPEMTGLDLLKAVKANSSSRSIPVVMMSSENDSERISSCRAIGAEDFILKPLQVKDVQRLRTYTVPIGPMSKRGSKRKLPMALIAESNGAEARPLLAKVAAFGSAVFLTLNFWRSSVMSSSCN; this is encoded by the exons ATGGGAAAAGACAGGTACGACGACTCCACCCGCCCACGCCATTCTCACCCCTCCCCTCCTCTTGAGAACAAGCAAAGCCACCgcactccctccctctctctcggaCATCTCGTGGGAGTTCAGAGAAGGGCGgtggaggagatggaggaggtcAAGGAAGAGGGCGAGGAGATGGACGTAAATGACTGTGGCGGTGGAGGATTGGAGGTGGTGAGAGTGCTGGTGGTGGATGACTCCCCTGTGGACCGGAAGATTGTGGAGATGTTGCTCAGAAGGAGTGAAGGAATTTTTGATG TTGTTTCTGTTGATTCAGGAAAGAAAGCTATGGAAGTTCTCGGCCTCAATGAAATTGAGGCCAAACCACCCAACCATGAT GACCAGAAGATTGACATAGTTCTTACTGACTATTGCATGCCAGAAATGACTGGCTTAGACCTCCTCAAGGCCGTCAAG GCGAATAGCAGCTCAAGATCCATACCGGTAGTCATGATGTCATCTGAAAATGATTCTGAAAGAATCAGCAG CTGTCGAGCCATCGGAGCTGAAGATTTCATCCTAAAACCTCTGCAAGTAAAAGATGTTCAGAGGTTAAGAACTTACACCGTACCAATTGGTCCGATGTCCAAGCGAGGTAGCAAGAGGAAGCTGCCGATGGCTCTGATAGCCGAAAGCAATGGCGCAGAGGCACGCCCACTCCTCGCTAAAGTAGCAGCATTCGGTTCTGCGGTTTTTCTGACACTTAACTTTTGGAGGTCCAGCGTTATGTCTTCATCATGTAATTAG